One genomic segment of Bradyrhizobium prioriisuperbiae includes these proteins:
- the glk gene encoding glucokinase has product MSGRRVIGDIGGTNARFAIAENGTYSALSHVAVRDHATLQDALIAYMATLPDHLRPSTGVLAIAGPVFGDHIKLTNQSWSFSITALKAALGLSSLVIVNDFAAIAMAIPYLPKTDVFPVGESRPGASGPIGIVGPGTGLGVSTLVPDRGQWIMVPGEGGHVTLPAVKPEEDQIIAVLRTRWSHVSAERVLSGSGLVNLYEALCTIAGRTPDQLSPADVTDHAIRGTDTTCVEAFKVFCAMLGTVAGNLAVTIGATGGIYLAGGILLRFKDAFASSPFRERFEAKGRFQDYLRKIPTFMILEESPALLGLANFVDRSAT; this is encoded by the coding sequence ATGAGCGGACGTCGGGTGATCGGAGACATTGGCGGGACCAACGCCCGCTTTGCCATTGCCGAGAACGGCACCTACAGCGCGTTGTCTCACGTGGCGGTGCGCGACCATGCCACGCTGCAGGACGCGCTGATCGCCTATATGGCGACGCTGCCGGATCATCTGCGACCGAGCACCGGCGTGCTCGCGATTGCGGGGCCGGTGTTCGGCGATCATATCAAGCTGACCAACCAGAGCTGGTCGTTCTCGATCACGGCATTGAAGGCGGCGTTGGGCCTGTCGTCGCTGGTCATCGTCAATGATTTCGCTGCCATCGCCATGGCAATTCCCTATCTGCCGAAAACGGATGTCTTTCCGGTCGGCGAGTCGCGCCCCGGCGCGAGCGGGCCGATCGGCATCGTTGGGCCGGGAACGGGTCTCGGCGTCAGCACGCTGGTGCCGGATCGCGGCCAATGGATCATGGTGCCGGGCGAAGGTGGTCATGTCACTTTACCGGCTGTGAAGCCTGAGGAAGATCAGATCATCGCAGTTCTGCGCACGCGCTGGTCCCATGTGTCGGCGGAACGAGTGCTGTCCGGCTCCGGTCTGGTCAATCTTTATGAGGCGCTTTGCACCATCGCGGGTCGTACGCCCGATCAACTGTCGCCGGCTGACGTCACCGACCATGCCATCCGCGGTACGGATACGACCTGCGTCGAAGCCTTCAAGGTGTTCTGCGCAATGCTCGGCACGGTGGCAGGTAACCTGGCGGTGACCATCGGAGCGACCGGGGGCATTTACCTCGCCGGTGGAATCCTGCTGCGCTTCAAGGATGCGTTTGCGTCGTCGCCGTTCCGCGAGCGATTTGAGGCCAAGGGACGATTTCAGGATTATCTGCGCAAGATTCCGACGTTCATGATCCTGGAAGAATCGCCGGCGTTGTTGGGGCTGGCCAATTTCGTCGACCGGTCAGCCACCTGA
- the treS gene encoding maltose alpha-D-glucosyltransferase gives MNVMSHVSNRPSSHANTAAAETDPLWYKDAVIYQLHVKAYADSNNDGIGDFVGLTSKLDYLQDLGVTVLWLLPFYPSPGRDDGYDIGDYGAVNPDFGTMRDFRRFIAEAKRRGLRVITELVINHTSDQHTWFKRARRSPPGSSARNWYVWSDTDQKYRGTRIIFTDTEKSNWSWDTEAGAYYWHRFFSHQPDLNFDNPRVVTAVIQVMKRWLDAGVDGFRLDAIPYLCEREGTNNENLPETHSIIRQLRRGLDAYAKDKIFLAEANQWPEDVQQYFGDGDECHMAYHFPLMPRIYMAIAQEDRFPITDILRQTPDIPENCQWALFLRNHDELTLEMVTDVERDYLWSTYANDPRARINLGIRRRLAPLMDNDRRKIELMNSLLLSFPGTPIIYYGDEIGMGDNIYLGDRNGVRTPMQWSPDRNGGFSRGDPARLYAPPIMDPVYGYDAVNVEAQSRSLSSLLNWTKRLISVRKSSPAFGRGSITFIRPVNRSILAYVRQYGDEIILCVANLSRAAQACELDLSPWKDRIPLEMLGRTSFPQIGELPYMITLAPYGFYWFKLEEKPASMRPPVIVPEFETLVIPAGSVWESLGRTRGVFERDVLPQHFALARWFPEHSPFAISAKLIAAVPCSNDEIMVRPWIAFCETTHRNQTGRYLMPLRINWSRFDRSRYNPNALAAVRQGPTEGTLVDVASDKDFITLLLDNVRANFSIEDQGIRLDFRGTKRFLAAAPKPVETVRAVQTEQSNSTALVDGNYVVKVYRKLETGINPEIEMGQFLTDVAGFGNTPALLGSVEAVEGDKRSAVAIVHAFVENQGDAWTVTNNYLDRYIEEQRVLRAHHEAERPEERSQYQLYMEQTGKRVAEMQLALASRSDIADFAPQPTTDEDVQSWADAIIERGERAFEGLRRQREKAKEADRPLIDKVLELSTGFRDHVGGLMPAASQSLNIRHHGDFHLGQMLIVKDDIFIIDFEGEPRRSLSERRRKAPAARDVAGLIRSIDYAATAALERALKVEADDAGLTATALDQWRDRSTATFLAAYRAIMTDSRLWPADPIASERLLDFFLLEKAFYEIEYELAHRPDWLRVPLAGTLRVLSRQRGSV, from the coding sequence ATGAATGTGATGTCGCACGTCTCAAACCGACCATCCTCGCACGCGAATACCGCCGCCGCGGAGACCGATCCGCTATGGTACAAGGATGCCGTCATCTATCAACTGCACGTCAAGGCCTATGCCGACAGCAACAATGACGGCATCGGTGATTTTGTCGGGCTGACGAGCAAGCTCGATTACCTGCAGGATCTCGGCGTCACGGTGTTGTGGCTGTTGCCATTCTATCCCTCGCCGGGACGCGATGACGGCTACGATATCGGCGACTACGGCGCGGTAAACCCGGATTTCGGCACGATGCGGGATTTCCGCCGCTTCATCGCCGAAGCCAAGCGCCGCGGCCTGCGGGTGATCACCGAACTCGTGATCAATCACACCTCCGACCAGCACACCTGGTTCAAGCGCGCCCGCCGCAGTCCGCCCGGCTCGAGCGCACGCAACTGGTATGTGTGGAGCGACACCGACCAGAAGTATCGCGGCACCCGGATCATTTTCACCGACACCGAGAAGTCCAACTGGAGCTGGGACACCGAGGCAGGCGCTTATTACTGGCACCGGTTCTTCTCGCATCAGCCCGATCTCAATTTCGACAATCCGCGGGTGGTTACCGCGGTCATCCAGGTGATGAAGCGCTGGCTCGATGCAGGCGTCGACGGCTTTCGTCTGGATGCCATTCCTTACCTGTGCGAGCGCGAAGGCACCAACAACGAAAACCTGCCGGAGACCCACTCCATCATCCGGCAACTCCGGCGCGGCCTCGACGCCTACGCCAAGGACAAGATTTTCCTTGCGGAAGCCAACCAGTGGCCGGAAGACGTCCAACAGTATTTCGGCGACGGCGACGAATGCCACATGGCCTACCATTTTCCGCTGATGCCGCGGATCTATATGGCCATCGCCCAGGAGGACCGGTTTCCGATCACCGACATCCTGCGCCAGACCCCCGACATTCCGGAAAACTGCCAGTGGGCGCTGTTCCTGCGCAACCACGACGAACTGACCCTGGAAATGGTCACCGACGTCGAGCGCGACTATCTGTGGTCGACCTATGCCAACGATCCACGCGCCCGCATCAATCTCGGCATCCGCCGCCGGCTCGCGCCATTGATGGACAATGATCGACGCAAGATCGAACTGATGAATTCATTGCTGCTGTCGTTTCCGGGGACGCCGATCATCTATTACGGCGACGAGATCGGCATGGGCGACAACATCTATCTCGGCGATCGCAACGGTGTGCGCACGCCGATGCAATGGTCTCCGGACCGCAATGGCGGCTTCTCGCGCGGCGATCCGGCGCGGCTTTATGCCCCGCCGATCATGGACCCGGTGTATGGTTATGACGCGGTCAATGTCGAAGCGCAGTCGCGCAGCTTGTCCTCGCTGCTGAACTGGACCAAACGGCTGATCTCGGTGCGGAAATCCAGTCCCGCATTCGGGCGCGGCTCGATCACCTTCATCCGCCCGGTCAATCGCTCGATCCTCGCCTATGTTCGCCAGTATGGCGACGAAATCATCCTCTGTGTCGCCAACCTGTCGCGCGCAGCGCAGGCTTGCGAGCTCGATCTGTCGCCGTGGAAGGACCGTATTCCACTGGAGATGCTGGGACGCACGAGTTTCCCGCAGATCGGCGAACTGCCTTATATGATCACGCTCGCCCCCTACGGCTTCTATTGGTTCAAGCTGGAGGAAAAGCCGGCATCGATGCGGCCGCCGGTGATCGTTCCCGAATTCGAGACGCTTGTCATTCCGGCCGGCTCGGTGTGGGAATCGCTGGGGCGCACCCGCGGCGTGTTCGAACGCGACGTGCTGCCGCAACATTTTGCACTGGCGCGCTGGTTTCCGGAGCATTCGCCATTTGCAATTTCGGCTAAACTGATCGCGGCGGTGCCCTGCTCGAACGACGAGATCATGGTGAGGCCGTGGATCGCATTTTGCGAGACCACCCATCGCAACCAAACCGGGCGCTATCTGATGCCGCTGCGCATCAACTGGTCCCGCTTCGATCGCTCGCGCTACAATCCGAATGCATTGGCCGCGGTTCGCCAGGGGCCCACGGAAGGCACACTGGTCGACGTTGCCTCCGACAAGGACTTCATTACGCTGCTGCTCGACAATGTGCGGGCGAATTTTTCCATCGAGGACCAGGGTATCCGACTGGATTTTCGCGGCACCAAGCGATTCCTCGCAGCGGCACCAAAGCCGGTCGAGACGGTTCGCGCGGTCCAGACCGAGCAGTCGAACAGCACGGCGCTGGTCGACGGCAACTATGTGGTCAAGGTCTATCGCAAGCTCGAAACCGGTATCAATCCTGAAATCGAAATGGGTCAGTTCCTGACCGACGTGGCTGGCTTCGGCAACACCCCGGCACTTCTGGGCAGCGTCGAAGCGGTCGAGGGCGACAAACGCAGCGCTGTGGCCATCGTCCACGCGTTTGTCGAAAATCAGGGCGACGCCTGGACTGTCACCAACAATTATCTCGATCGTTATATCGAGGAACAGAGGGTGCTGCGCGCCCATCACGAGGCAGAGCGCCCCGAGGAGCGCTCGCAATATCAGCTTTACATGGAGCAGACCGGCAAACGCGTCGCCGAAATGCAGCTCGCGCTGGCGAGCCGCAGTGACATTGCCGACTTTGCGCCGCAGCCAACCACCGACGAGGACGTTCAGTCCTGGGCCGATGCGATCATCGAGCGGGGCGAACGCGCCTTCGAAGGGTTGCGGCGCCAGCGCGAAAAGGCCAAAGAGGCCGACCGACCGCTGATCGACAAAGTGCTGGAACTTTCCACCGGCTTCCGCGACCACGTCGGGGGCCTGATGCCCGCCGCAAGCCAGAGCCTCAACATCCGGCATCATGGCGATTTCCATCTCGGGCAGATGCTGATTGTCAAAGACGACATCTTCATCATTGATTTCGAGGGCGAGCCACGGCGTTCGCTTTCGGAACGCCGGCGCAAGGCTCCTGCCGCGCGCGACGTCGCCGGCCTCATCCGCTCGATCGACTATGCGGCGACCGCTGCGCTCGAGCGCGCCCTCAAGGTCGAGGCCGATGATGCCGGCCTCACTGCAACTGCGCTTGATCAGTGGCGCGACCGCTCCACCGCAACCTTCCTGGCCGCATATCGCGCCATCATGACGGATTCCCGGCTGTGGCCGGCCGACCCCATCGCCAGCGAACGCCTGCTCGACTTTTTCCTGCTGGAAAAGGCCTTCTACGAGATCGAGTATGAGCTCGCCCACCGCCCCGACTGGCTTCGCGTTCCGCTCGCCGGAACCCTGCGGGTGCTGTCGCGGCAACGAGGTTCTGTATGA
- a CDS encoding alpha-1,4-glucan--maltose-1-phosphate maltosyltransferase, whose amino-acid sequence MNKRVQTGSGLATAAAFHIENIYPSVDGGRYPVKRIVGEAVEVWADVFRNGHEVTVAVLLWKRDNEPEWHRQPMRHDGNDRWTASFIPRDLGRHHYAIEAWTDEFATWRRDFERKRDAGLDVSLDALEGASLLTRAHEAKPDAAVVIIQKCEDFLQNGDPAPLLSPLLANAMAESQHRVGLTLSRPHPLMIDRPIARNGAWYEMIPRSQGTIPGQHGTFSDCIARVPEIAALGFDVIYLTPIHPIGKANRKGRNNALVAAPDDPGSMYAIGSADGGHDAVHPELGTLENFRGFVTACKLHGMEVALDFAVQCSPDHPWLREHPEWFRKRPDGSMRFAENPPKKYEDIVNPDFDAPSAPALWAGLRDVILFWVTQGVRIFRIDNPHTKPFPFWEWLIAEVQERHPDTIFLAEAFTRPKLMKGLAKLGFTQSYTYFTWRTYKGEIEEYLRELTDYPEREYYRPNFFVNTPDILPYHLQGGEPWMFKSRVALAATLSSTYGIYSGFELLEHEPIPGKEEYINSEKYEIKVRDWNKPGNIKDYIRLLNEARRSNPALQQTEKLRFVGIEDPNVIGFLKESIDGSNVVAIAIALSADTRDVWFPIGDAEIGPPGHRQKVAAVENIMTGERYAIEWGGLRLQIDPARDPAILLRCLA is encoded by the coding sequence GTGAACAAAAGAGTGCAGACCGGCAGTGGCCTCGCAACCGCTGCTGCTTTTCATATCGAGAATATCTACCCCAGCGTCGATGGCGGCCGCTACCCGGTCAAGCGCATCGTCGGCGAGGCGGTAGAGGTGTGGGCCGACGTCTTCCGCAACGGTCATGAGGTGACCGTTGCGGTGCTGTTATGGAAACGCGACAACGAGCCCGAGTGGCACCGCCAGCCAATGCGGCACGATGGCAACGATCGCTGGACAGCCTCCTTTATTCCCCGTGACCTGGGGCGCCATCACTATGCAATCGAAGCCTGGACCGACGAGTTCGCGACCTGGCGGCGGGATTTCGAACGCAAGCGCGATGCTGGCCTCGACGTCTCCCTCGATGCGCTGGAAGGTGCCAGCCTGTTGACCAGGGCGCATGAGGCCAAGCCCGACGCGGCTGTCGTTATCATCCAGAAGTGCGAGGACTTCCTGCAGAATGGCGACCCTGCGCCGCTGCTCTCTCCGCTGCTCGCGAACGCAATGGCGGAAAGCCAGCACCGTGTCGGCCTCACCCTGTCGCGCCCCCACCCGCTGATGATCGATCGCCCGATCGCCCGCAACGGCGCATGGTACGAGATGATTCCGCGCAGCCAGGGAACGATACCGGGCCAGCACGGCACCTTCAGCGACTGTATCGCACGCGTTCCGGAGATCGCGGCACTCGGATTTGATGTCATTTATCTGACGCCGATCCATCCGATCGGGAAAGCCAACCGAAAAGGCCGCAACAACGCGCTGGTCGCGGCTCCCGACGATCCCGGTAGTATGTATGCAATCGGGAGCGCCGACGGTGGCCACGATGCGGTGCATCCCGAACTCGGAACACTGGAGAATTTCCGCGGCTTCGTCACGGCCTGCAAGCTGCATGGCATGGAAGTCGCGCTCGACTTCGCGGTGCAATGCTCTCCCGATCATCCCTGGCTACGCGAACATCCCGAATGGTTTCGCAAGCGGCCGGACGGATCGATGCGGTTTGCGGAGAACCCACCAAAGAAATACGAAGACATCGTCAATCCCGATTTCGATGCTCCAAGCGCACCGGCGCTCTGGGCAGGTCTGCGCGACGTCATCCTGTTTTGGGTGACGCAGGGCGTGCGCATCTTCCGCATCGACAACCCGCACACCAAGCCCTTCCCGTTCTGGGAATGGCTGATTGCCGAGGTCCAGGAACGTCATCCGGACACGATCTTCCTGGCGGAAGCGTTCACGCGCCCGAAGCTGATGAAGGGCCTCGCCAAGCTCGGCTTCACCCAGTCCTACACGTATTTCACGTGGCGGACCTACAAGGGTGAAATCGAGGAGTATCTGCGCGAACTCACCGACTATCCCGAGCGCGAGTATTATCGGCCGAATTTCTTCGTCAATACGCCGGACATCTTGCCCTACCATCTGCAGGGCGGCGAACCATGGATGTTCAAGTCCCGCGTCGCTCTGGCCGCCACGTTATCCTCGACCTACGGCATTTACAGTGGCTTCGAACTGCTGGAGCACGAGCCGATTCCCGGCAAGGAGGAATACATCAATTCCGAGAAATACGAGATCAAGGTGCGGGACTGGAACAAACCGGGCAACATCAAGGACTATATCCGCCTGCTGAACGAAGCGCGGCGCAGCAACCCAGCCTTGCAACAGACCGAAAAGCTGCGGTTTGTCGGCATTGAGGATCCCAATGTCATCGGGTTCCTGAAAGAGAGCATCGATGGCAGCAATGTGGTCGCGATAGCCATCGCCCTGTCGGCGGACACTCGTGATGTGTGGTTTCCGATCGGCGACGCCGAGATTGGGCCCCCCGGCCATCGGCAAAAGGTTGCGGCCGTCGAAAATATCATGACCGGGGAACGTTACGCGATCGAATGGGGCGGCTTGCGTCTCCAGATTGATCCAGCCCGCGATCCCGCTATCCTGCTCCGATGCCTCGCGTAA
- a CDS encoding DUF6496 domain-containing protein → MAKKAVKRKYSRGVSKKVASAMKKRKKGTLKSGRSGKTVKSRKQAIAIGLSEARKSGAKVPKKKAK, encoded by the coding sequence ATGGCGAAGAAAGCCGTGAAACGAAAGTACTCGCGCGGTGTGTCGAAAAAAGTCGCGTCCGCAATGAAGAAACGAAAAAAAGGCACGCTCAAGAGCGGTCGCAGCGGCAAGACAGTCAAAAGCCGCAAGCAGGCCATCGCCATCGGCCTCTCTGAGGCGCGCAAAAGCGGCGCCAAAGTCCCGAAGAAGAAAGCCAAATAG
- the malQ gene encoding 4-alpha-glucanotransferase — protein MDLRAKAVAVGIETDFIDAQGHAHATNPAVLQAILEAVDHPSDHRLLPGPVVVRAGQPTMTELGGAAKLPVDWAISREGGQGDIARGQSAHQAIAWPADLAPGVYRVRLTDVDGKTDHSALVVAPDKAFAGTFDRVWVLTIQLYSLRSASNWGIGDFTDLMTMIRFAARAGAAGIGLNPLHALFDNHPADCSPYSPNSRLFLNPLYIDVTRAPNIPAEFLSEHTDNLELLRRADLVDYTAVAGLKWRALRLAFERFRRDGAKDDMAAFDIFRQERGDNLSRFACFEFLRHKHPGPWWEWPLEWRTPDVDRLTALRHGPDAREIAYFEFIQWLADSQLQQCCDLAVELGMPVGLYLDVAVGVKADGFDAWNEQSVISRHASVGAPPDLLNTAGQNWGLAGFSAAGLERTLFRPFRDMMEASMRYAGAIRLDHVLGLQRIYLVPSGFSAREGVYVRMPLAALLAVIAAESQKHRCIVVGEDLGTVPEGFRERLAERGIWSYRVMIFERNHDGSFTAPEHYAADALVTFSTHDLPTFAGWASGHDLEVKRGLGLDPGETDDQRRWAVGAFHAATRHGSSEAVTFSDAVGFLGRTPSRILAVAMEDLQQVREQPNVPGTIDEHPNWRRKLPLTIEAAATELDLAKLHDALGSRWRTGNV, from the coding sequence ATGGATTTGAGAGCTAAGGCGGTCGCCGTCGGCATTGAAACCGACTTTATCGATGCGCAGGGCCATGCGCACGCCACCAATCCGGCAGTTCTCCAGGCGATCCTCGAAGCCGTCGACCATCCGTCCGATCATCGGCTGCTTCCTGGCCCGGTCGTGGTGCGTGCGGGACAACCCACGATGACCGAATTAGGCGGTGCGGCGAAACTGCCCGTCGACTGGGCAATCAGCCGCGAAGGCGGACAGGGCGATATTGCCCGCGGCCAATCGGCACATCAGGCCATTGCATGGCCGGCCGACCTCGCGCCCGGCGTTTATCGCGTGCGATTGACCGATGTCGACGGCAAAACCGATCACAGCGCACTGGTCGTTGCACCGGACAAGGCGTTCGCCGGCACCTTCGACCGGGTCTGGGTGCTGACAATTCAGCTCTACAGTCTGCGCTCGGCTTCGAATTGGGGTATCGGCGATTTCACTGATCTGATGACGATGATCCGGTTTGCCGCGCGGGCTGGCGCGGCCGGAATTGGTCTCAATCCGCTGCACGCGTTGTTCGACAATCATCCCGCCGATTGCAGTCCATATTCGCCCAACAGCCGGTTGTTCCTGAACCCGCTCTATATAGACGTGACCCGGGCGCCGAACATCCCCGCCGAGTTCTTGTCTGAGCACACCGATAACCTGGAGTTGCTGCGGCGCGCCGACCTCGTCGACTACACGGCCGTCGCCGGCCTGAAATGGCGTGCGCTGCGCCTCGCCTTCGAGCGATTCAGGCGAGATGGAGCCAAGGATGATATGGCCGCGTTCGATATCTTTCGGCAGGAGCGTGGCGATAATCTCTCGCGATTTGCCTGCTTCGAATTCCTGCGGCACAAACATCCAGGACCCTGGTGGGAATGGCCGCTGGAATGGCGTACGCCGGACGTCGACCGGCTGACTGCACTCCGCCACGGCCCGGACGCGCGAGAGATTGCATACTTCGAGTTCATCCAGTGGCTTGCCGATAGCCAGTTGCAGCAATGTTGTGATCTGGCCGTCGAACTCGGGATGCCGGTCGGGCTGTATCTCGATGTCGCCGTCGGCGTGAAGGCCGACGGCTTCGACGCCTGGAATGAGCAGTCCGTCATCTCGCGCCATGCGTCAGTCGGTGCGCCGCCCGATCTGCTCAACACCGCCGGGCAGAACTGGGGGTTGGCAGGATTCAGCGCTGCCGGCCTGGAGCGCACGTTGTTTCGACCGTTTCGTGACATGATGGAAGCATCGATGCGTTATGCCGGTGCCATCCGCCTCGACCACGTCCTCGGTTTGCAGCGGATCTATCTGGTGCCGTCGGGGTTCTCAGCGCGGGAGGGTGTTTACGTGCGGATGCCGCTCGCGGCGTTGTTGGCGGTGATTGCGGCTGAAAGTCAAAAACACCGCTGCATCGTGGTCGGCGAGGATCTCGGCACCGTGCCCGAAGGTTTTCGCGAGCGGCTGGCAGAGCGGGGCATCTGGTCGTATCGGGTGATGATCTTCGAGCGTAATCACGATGGATCGTTCACGGCGCCGGAGCATTATGCCGCCGACGCGCTGGTCACCTTCAGCACGCACGATCTGCCGACCTTTGCCGGATGGGCCTCGGGCCATGACCTGGAGGTCAAGCGGGGATTGGGGTTGGATCCCGGAGAGACCGATGACCAGCGCCGCTGGGCTGTCGGTGCCTTTCATGCAGCGACCCGGCATGGGTCGTCGGAGGCCGTTACTTTCAGCGACGCCGTTGGCTTCCTCGGCCGAACGCCGTCCCGCATCCTGGCGGTGGCGATGGAGGATCTGCAACAGGTGCGGGAGCAGCCGAACGTACCGGGGACCATCGACGAGCACCCGAACTGGCGTCGCAAGCTCCCTCTCACGATCGAGGCGGCTGCGACCGAACTCGACCTGGCAAAATTGCACGATGCGCTTGGTTCAAGATGGCGTACGGGCAACGTCTAG
- a CDS encoding transporter substrate-binding domain-containing protein: MASLSHETSAPWRIGVLFSRTGFMSVIEDTQYQGTLLAIEEINAAGGVCGRELVPVAYDPGSDSIAYGHYAKRLMIEDQVSTIFGCYTSSSRKAVLPVVERLNGLLWYPTLYEGFEASPNVIYTGASPNQNSLALCRYLMDTYGNRFYFVGSDYIYPRESNRVMRELLKANGGSVVGERYVGVHARWQDFLPIVQDIRRLKPDVIFSTVVGEGTVYLYQAYTNVGLDPRKMPIASLTTTEAEIAAMGFDVGEGHITAASYFQGIEGSANNSFVSRFKKRFGSDVSTNMCVEASYFQLHLFARALELANTLDTEVLRSMVMGSSFDAPQGAVTVNPMSGHTDLWTRIGRANRQGQFDIINQSKEAVHADPFLIGYGRATAHAGHAQ, translated from the coding sequence ATGGCCAGCCTGTCGCACGAAACGTCCGCCCCCTGGCGGATTGGCGTGTTGTTCTCGCGTACCGGCTTCATGTCGGTGATCGAAGACACGCAGTATCAGGGCACATTATTGGCGATCGAGGAGATCAATGCGGCCGGCGGCGTATGCGGCCGGGAGCTGGTTCCTGTCGCCTACGACCCCGGCTCCGATTCGATCGCTTACGGACACTATGCCAAGCGCCTGATGATCGAGGATCAGGTCAGCACCATCTTCGGTTGCTACACCTCGTCCAGCCGCAAAGCCGTGCTGCCGGTGGTCGAACGGTTGAACGGTCTGCTGTGGTATCCGACGCTGTATGAAGGATTCGAGGCGTCGCCCAACGTTATCTACACTGGGGCATCGCCCAATCAAAACAGCCTCGCGCTGTGCCGTTACCTGATGGATACCTACGGCAATCGCTTCTACTTTGTCGGCTCGGACTACATCTATCCGCGCGAATCCAATCGGGTGATGCGCGAGCTGCTGAAGGCCAATGGCGGTTCGGTGGTCGGCGAGCGTTATGTCGGCGTTCATGCGCGCTGGCAGGATTTTCTGCCGATCGTGCAGGATATTCGCAGGCTCAAGCCCGATGTGATTTTCTCGACCGTGGTCGGGGAGGGGACGGTCTATCTCTACCAGGCCTATACCAATGTCGGGCTCGATCCGCGCAAGATGCCGATCGCCAGCCTGACCACCACCGAAGCCGAGATTGCGGCCATGGGCTTCGACGTCGGCGAGGGCCACATCACTGCCGCGTCCTACTTCCAGGGCATCGAGGGCAGCGCCAACAATTCGTTTGTCAGCCGCTTCAAGAAACGGTTCGGCAGCGATGTCTCGACCAACATGTGCGTCGAAGCCTCCTACTTCCAGTTGCACCTGTTTGCGCGGGCGCTGGAGCTGGCCAACACCCTAGATACCGAAGTCCTGCGATCGATGGTCATGGGCAGCAGCTTCGATGCGCCGCAAGGTGCCGTCACCGTCAATCCGATGTCGGGTCACACTGATCTTTGGACCCGGATCGGTCGCGCCAATCGCCAGGGGCAGTTCGATATCATCAATCAATCAAAAGAGGCGGTGCACGCCGATCCGTTCCTGATCGGATACGGCCGGGCAACCGCACATGCAGGACACGCTCAATGA